One stretch of Enterobacter sp. RHBSTW-00994 DNA includes these proteins:
- the nupC gene encoding nucleoside permease NupC, translating to MDRVLHFVLALVVVTALALLVSHDRKKIRIRYVVQLLVIEVLLAWFFLNSNVGLGFVKGFSEMFEKLLGFANEGTNFVFGSMNDQGLAFFFLKVLCPIVFISALIGILQHIRVLPVVIRAIGFLLSKVNGMGKLESFNAVSSLILGQSENFIAYKDILGKMSRNRMYTMAATAMSTVSMSIVGAYMTMLEPKYVVAALVLNMFSTFIVLSLINPYRVDASEENIQMSNLHEGQSFFEMLGEYILAGFKVAIIVAAMLIGFIALISALNALFAAVLGISFQGILGYIFYPIAWVMGVPAHEALQVGSIMATKLVSNEFVAMMDLQKIASTLSPRAEGILSVFLVSFANFSSIGIIAGAIKGLNEEQGNVVSRFGLKLVYGSTLVSVLSASIAALVL from the coding sequence GCGTCCTTCATTTTGTCCTGGCACTTGTTGTCGTTACTGCACTTGCATTGCTGGTCAGCCATGACCGCAAAAAAATTCGTATTCGCTATGTTGTTCAACTGCTGGTTATTGAAGTTTTACTTGCGTGGTTCTTCCTGAACTCCAACGTAGGCCTGGGCTTCGTGAAAGGCTTCTCCGAAATGTTCGAAAAACTGCTCGGATTCGCTAACGAAGGAACCAACTTCGTCTTCGGCAGCATGAATGATCAAGGCCTGGCATTCTTCTTCCTGAAAGTGCTTTGCCCTATCGTCTTCATCTCCGCACTCATCGGTATCCTGCAGCACATCCGTGTTCTGCCTGTTGTTATCCGTGCGATCGGTTTCCTGCTATCCAAAGTGAACGGCATGGGTAAACTGGAATCTTTCAACGCCGTAAGTTCCCTGATCCTCGGTCAGTCTGAGAACTTCATCGCGTATAAAGATATCCTGGGCAAGATGTCCCGTAACCGCATGTACACCATGGCGGCAACCGCAATGTCCACCGTTTCCATGTCTATCGTGGGCGCGTATATGACAATGCTGGAGCCAAAGTACGTTGTTGCAGCGCTGGTTCTGAACATGTTCAGCACCTTTATCGTGCTGTCGCTGATCAACCCATACCGTGTTGATGCCAGCGAAGAAAACATCCAGATGTCTAACCTGCATGAAGGCCAGAGCTTCTTCGAAATGCTCGGCGAATACATTCTGGCAGGTTTCAAAGTTGCGATTATCGTTGCCGCAATGCTGATTGGTTTTATCGCACTAATCTCTGCACTGAACGCCCTGTTCGCCGCCGTACTGGGCATCTCCTTCCAGGGAATTCTTGGCTACATCTTCTACCCAATTGCATGGGTAATGGGTGTCCCGGCTCACGAAGCACTGCAGGTCGGCAGTATTATGGCGACTAAACTGGTTTCCAACGAATTCGTAGCCATGATGGATCTGCAGAAAATCGCCAGCACGCTCTCCCCGCGCGCAGAAGGCATTCTCTCCGTGTTCCTGGTCTCCTTCGCTAACTTCTCTTCCATCGGGATCATCGCCGGTGCGATTAAGGGCCTGAACGAAGAACAAGGTAACGTGGTTTCTCGCTTCGGTCTGAAACTGGTATACGGTTCTACGCTGGTGAGCGTACTGTCTGCATCCATCGCAGCACTGGTACTCTAA